A genomic segment from Luteolibacter arcticus encodes:
- a CDS encoding DUF4235 domain-containing protein: protein MKLTRMIPKTSPRHLLLAGMALALPALADRAARRLAARGYMRWTGVRPPRNPATLGVTWSQAILWTAVAGALGGVARMASRRILAPALPVEE from the coding sequence ATGAAACTGACGAGGATGATTCCGAAGACGTCGCCGAGGCATCTGTTGCTGGCGGGGATGGCGTTGGCATTGCCGGCACTGGCGGATCGTGCGGCACGCCGGTTGGCGGCACGTGGCTACATGCGCTGGACGGGCGTGCGGCCGCCGCGGAACCCGGCGACGCTCGGGGTGACTTGGTCGCAGGCGATCCTGTGGACGGCGGTGGCAGGTGCGCTGGGCGGGGTGGCGCGGATGGCATCGCGGAGGATCCTGGCGCCGGCATTGCCGGTGGAGGAGTGA